The Paenibacillus sp. BIC5C1 DNA segment GTCGATCCAGTTGGTTCCAAGGGAGAACAATAACCTGGGATATACGTTCAAGTTGTTCAAGCTTGTGCGGCAAGTAGTACAGATAATCCGGTGCGATGATCAAATCAATCGGTTCAACGCTCAATAATTGTTCCACGCCATGTTCATCCAGATCAATTACGTCATGCAGCTCATCCTGAATTAATGGAGACAGGGCCCAGGGGAGAAAGGAGGCCGCAACGGGTTGAACGCCGAGGGCAAGTAGATCCCCTGTATATTGAACAGTGGCAATCCGTCTCGCACGTGGCTGCAATCGATACTCACTTGGGCTGATCCCGGTGAACTGCTTAAACTTGCGGCTTAAATATAAACCGTCAGCATAGCCTACGAGCAGGGCGATTTCATTCAATGTGGCCTGTGTCGATAGGAGGTATTGCTTAGCCTTATCCATCCGAACTCGGGTCAGATGAGCCTGGAAGCTGCGCCCCACCTGTTTTTGAAAAAATCTAGAGAAATAGCTTGCGTTAAATCCAGTCATGCGGGCAATGTCTTCCCGGGTGAGATGATCGCCATAGTGGTGATTGATATAGTAAAGGGCATCCCGAATTACACTGTCCACCATTTCTGTGGCGGGCTTAACCGCCAGATTGAACAACTCAAGCAGCTCACTCAGCAGAAAATGGGATCGGGCTTCTTCAGTCATGCTGCTGCCTGAACGTTTGTCGGTAAGTTCCTGGATAATGGCAAGAATCCGTAACCCTTGTGAACTGGCTCCAGTCTTTGACCCATGTGCAGGCAGGTTCTCTGATGTAAGTTCATAGACACGCTTCTCATGGGACTCTTTCGTTAATCCGTATTCCAGAAAGCCGATATGATATACCGTGAAGGCAGAAGCCGGAGTATGTATAAGCTCCAGGGAACATGGGGGATACAGGAAAAGGGTTTGGCCTTTATGTAAAACGCCATGTACCTGCCCAAATTGAAAGCTCACCGTGGCTGTACAAGTCACCAGGGAAGGAGATGCTATGGAAATAGATCCAGTTTGCTGTGCAGCTTCCCAAGGAATCACACTGGCATTTGTCAGTACAAGCATATCTGTAGCCTCCTAGCCGTATGTTCTATCTTGAACATATCGATGTATGGACTCGATTATATCAATCTGTGAGACAGACGTCGACGTTCACAGAGGAGTGATGGCAATGTGACTAATTACGCTTGTCCAACTAAGAAATAAACCATAATCCAAAAAAGTCTTGTTACTCCCATAAGGAAATAACAAGACTTCTTGGCGTATTCCAGACAGCTGTCTTTATCCGTACACTTTTGGTTGCAGCTGTATAGCGACCTGTTCGGTCTGACGGACCATCTCGGGTGAGAACGTGCAGGGTAATCTGTTGCCAAGGAGCAACACGGCGCCAGGAACACTTCCTTGCTGGAAGACAGGCACTGCTATGGCACATACCAACCGCTCCGCAAGCATTAACGGGCAACGGGCGGGTGTATGCTCCCCGGTGGATTGTGCATCAGATAGAGCGGTGCGTCCAGTTCGAAGCGCTGTGCCAACCAGATCTTGTCCGGGACGCATCTCCATGCGTTTCACCCGTTCGTTGCTGGCGCCGGATGTATAACTCCAGCGCAGCATCGTGCCGGACAGACAGGCCAGTCCGCAAAAATCGCTGGAGGTACTCAGGCGCAGGCCGTCGATCATCTCCTGAATGCCAGATGGCAGTTCATCATGCATGAGAGGACACTTCCTTTTTTGGAATCATACTGTATGTTACGGTGTATTCAATATCGTTAACCTGTGGTCAGGGAACATCTTAAAATAAGGGTATTTCGCCACTGCTTCTATTGTAGCCCCTTTCTTCCGTGTTGTAATTCAGGGAAAACCCCTATTTCCGTTCTACAATTTGCTGATCCTATGTATGGACAGGCATTCAGGCCAGGAACAGCAAGGCTTTTTTTAATTGCGGAGCCTTAAAGGTACCTCTTAAGTGTGATTTATCTCACAGCAAATTCAGGGAGTTTCCCGGTGAGGTTCAGGTGATCCCCCGATAACCTCCACGCTAAATTCGCGATATGATGGATACATAAGGAAACACCGAGGGGGACGATGGTAATGGGTACGGTATTCACAGAAAGAACAACCCAGGCGACACAACAAGAACAGACGGAGGCGAGCAAGATGACACGGGAGACAGGTGGAATCCTTTCGTTCGTGACAGCTGAACAATGGGGCTTGATCGAGGCAAAGATGCAGCCTAAACGGGTAAAGTCGGGGTACAGTCTCTTTCTGGAAGGCGATGAAGCCGGATACTTGTACTACATTCGCTCGGGAAGAGTGAAGCTGACCAAGTCGACTGAGGATGGGAAAGAAATCATTTTATCGATTCAGCAAACCGGGGATCTGATTGGAGAGTTTGGCGGCATCGGCGGATTATCCCATAGCTACAGTGCTGAGATGGCAGAAAAAGGGGAGCTCGGGATCATCTCGCTCAGCGACTTGGAAAGTGTGCTCAGCAAACACGGTGACCTTGCCTTGAAATTCCTGCAATGGATGGCGCTCGCCCAACGTATCACCCAGTCGCGTTTCCGTGATCTCTTGCTCTATGGCAAGGCAGGTGCACTCGCATCGACGCTCATTCGTGCCAGCAACTCGTATGGCAGAATTACGCCGGATGGCATCGTGCTCGACATGAAGCTGAATCATACCGAGTTGTCGGAAATGATTGGTGCCACGCGGGAGAGTGTAACGCGCATGTTGGGAGCCTGGAAAGAACAGGGGACGCTGGACACCGTGGATGGAAAGCTGATGATTCGTGACCTGGCAGCCTTGCGCTGCATGTGCGGTTGTCCTACATTTCCAAGCTGCCCGGTAGAGTTGTGCCGATTGTAATGAAAGCAAGTTGAATAGGGTGGTACCTTCGATGGGCGATTGGGGTCGTTACGGAGAATTCAAAAAAGCTGAAGTCTGGTATTATCCCCTTTAAGTAGACACTTAAAAAAACCTTCATGTTATCATGAGGGTTCAAGTGACACTTGGAGGGGATATTTTTATGGCCAAAAAAGGACAAACATTTCAGACGTATACCGAAGAGTTTAAATTGAATGCAGTTAGATCCTATGTCGAAGGTTCTTCAAGTTACAAAGTGGTCGCTGATCGCGAAGGAATTCGAAACTGTTCACAACTGAAGGTGTGGGTAAAAAAATGGAAAAACGGGGAAGTGTTTGATGAGCGAAAAAACAATGTTCCGAATCCAATGAAAGGACGTCCTCGTACTGCCTTTAGCAGTGTAGAAGAAGAACGGGATTACCTTCAAGCACAGGTGGATTATTTAAAAAAGCGGTATCCAAATCTAGTAAAGGAGAAGCGCTGAGCCAACGGGAGAACTACGATATCATAGACGAATTGCGCTGCTCGCATGGCATTACACGCCTATTATCGATTACAGGAATACCCCGTTCCAGTTACTACAAATGGCGAGCAACACAGCCGCAGCGAGACGCAAGACAAGACCGTGAGCGTGAGATCAAAGAACACATGATGGCTATTCATTTTGCAAACCGAGAGTTTGGTTATCCTCGCATGACAACGGCGTTGTGGGAGGCTGGTCTGAACGTTAATCACAAGAAAGTATGGCGAATCATGCGGGAACTATCGATCCAATCGGTAATTCGTAAGAAGCGGAAGAAGTCCAGCTATACGCCATCTGTGATTTATCCGAATCGCCTGAAGCGCCAGTTTCATGCGACAGCACCCCAGCAAAAAATGGTGACGGATATTACCTATATTCCGAATGGAAGTACATTTGTTTACCTGTCCGTGATTCAAGACCTGTTCAACAATGAGATTGTAGCTTGGCAGTTGTCTAAACGGAACGATGTTCAGCTCGTATTGGATACGGTGGAACAATGGACACAAAAAAGAGACGTTTCAGAAGCCGTGCTCCATTCGGATCAGGGCTTCCAATACACGTCTCAGGCGTACAACACACGATTAGAAGCATTCGGCGTGAAGGGCAGCCACTCTCGCAAAGCAACCTGCCTAGATAACGCATGCATCGAATCCTTCTTTTCGCATCTCAAGACAGAGAAGCTGTACCTTAACCAGTGTAATTCAGAAGTAGAGATTCGACAAGCCGTGGAAGATTATATGTACAATTACAACTACCGACGCTTTCAAGCCAAACTCAAACAGCGCGCACCGATTGAATATCGATGCGCACTGGCAGCATAGCTTTTTTTATCTGTCTACTTGACAGGGGTAAGACCAAGTCCGATTTACTCGGGATCAGCTTTTTTGGCGTGATGGAGGGCTTGCGGTTAGCGGTTCTCATCCAAGATAGCTAGTATAGGATGTAAAGGAGGGCCCGTTAACGCCCTCCTGCATCATATCAGGAATTCATCACTCACCTATATATTCCTTTGCTAGAATCGAATATAGACACGAATCATGATATTCCCCTTTATAAAACCAATGCTCTCGCATCAAACCTTCACGCTGCATACCTATCTTTTGCATAACGTTCTCTGAAGCCTTGTTGTTCGGGCGACATTTCGCGTAAATGCGGTGTACGCCAAGTGTATTGAAGCCAAAGCCAAGCATGGCTCGGGCTGCTTCGGCAGCATACCCTTTTCCCTGATAAACGGGATTGAGCACATAACCGATTTCTGCGTTTGTCTTTTCGATGTGAAGGCCAACACCACCGATCAGGATGCCCTCCTTTTTCAAGCATATCGCCAGTTCGAAGCCCTCTCGTGGTTGTGTTTGCTGTGAATTTAGCACAAATTCCACATAATCTCGCGTATCTTCTTCTGTATTCGGTCCCCATGCCGTATGCTGAGTAACTTCTGTCATGGATGTGTAGTTATGTATGCTCTCCCAGTCTGTCTCCAGAATATCCCGGATAATGAGTCGTTCGGTCTCCAATTGCATCGCTATTCCCTCCCAATATAAATTGAACTAAAGAATATTTACACTTGCCACTCCGATGACAGAACAACCTTCCGATCGCTGTTATCCCCAGATTTTTTTTGAATCCCTTATTTAAAGGGGGAAATCCGGGGATAAAGGCGAAGTGTATGCTTTCGATGCAGCTTTCTTTTAGAAAGCTTTTAGCTCCGCTTCTTCAGGTTATTTCTGTCCTCTCCGTTTCTCGTGTAAATGTTAAGTTCAATTATATAGTAAAACAAAAATAGCCCAATAACCGATTCATGTAAAGAATGGGTTACGAGCTATGTAAGTATAAGCATGCTATTGTGGTTGTTTACATT contains these protein-coding regions:
- a CDS encoding GAF domain-containing protein; the encoded protein is MHDELPSGIQEMIDGLRLSTSSDFCGLACLSGTMLRWSYTSGASNERVKRMEMRPGQDLVGTALRTGRTALSDAQSTGEHTPARCPLMLAERLVCAIAVPVFQQGSVPGAVLLLGNRLPCTFSPEMVRQTEQVAIQLQPKVYG
- a CDS encoding AraC family transcriptional regulator, yielding MLVLTNASVIPWEAAQQTGSISIASPSLVTCTATVSFQFGQVHGVLHKGQTLFLYPPCSLELIHTPASAFTVYHIGFLEYGLTKESHEKRVYELTSENLPAHGSKTGASSQGLRILAIIQELTDKRSGSSMTEEARSHFLLSELLELFNLAVKPATEMVDSVIRDALYYINHHYGDHLTREDIARMTGFNASYFSRFFQKQVGRSFQAHLTRVRMDKAKQYLLSTQATLNEIALLVGYADGLYLSRKFKQFTGISPSEYRLQPRARRIATVQYTGDLLALGVQPVAASFLPWALSPLIQDELHDVIDLDEHGVEQLLSVEPIDLIIAPDYLYYLPHKLEQLERISQVIVLPWNQLDRLETVRLIGRIVGREQAAEDWIEHYTIRARTESDRLKDFIKPGETVGLYELWEDGTICIWNATARAAYNVYYGLHLTPHPNILRDVLEPDNHQYIKEDQLAEYAADHMFLVLPAHEGGLYHDSPDKLSERPGWRKFMNNGNRRIYPLQLEQFWCNDALSLEKQLEIMVDILIRENSVKDR
- a CDS encoding GNAT family N-acetyltransferase — translated: MQLETERLIIRDILETDWESIHNYTSMTEVTQHTAWGPNTEEDTRDYVEFVLNSQQTQPREGFELAICLKKEGILIGGVGLHIEKTNAEIGYVLNPVYQGKGYAAEAARAMLGFGFNTLGVHRIYAKCRPNNKASENVMQKIGMQREGLMREHWFYKGEYHDSCLYSILAKEYIGE
- a CDS encoding IS3 family transposase — encoded protein: MDELRCSHGITRLLSITGIPRSSYYKWRATQPQRDARQDREREIKEHMMAIHFANREFGYPRMTTALWEAGLNVNHKKVWRIMRELSIQSVIRKKRKKSSYTPSVIYPNRLKRQFHATAPQQKMVTDITYIPNGSTFVYLSVIQDLFNNEIVAWQLSKRNDVQLVLDTVEQWTQKRDVSEAVLHSDQGFQYTSQAYNTRLEAFGVKGSHSRKATCLDNACIESFFSHLKTEKLYLNQCNSEVEIRQAVEDYMYNYNYRRFQAKLKQRAPIEYRCALAA
- a CDS encoding Crp/Fnr family transcriptional regulator gives rise to the protein MGTVFTERTTQATQQEQTEASKMTRETGGILSFVTAEQWGLIEAKMQPKRVKSGYSLFLEGDEAGYLYYIRSGRVKLTKSTEDGKEIILSIQQTGDLIGEFGGIGGLSHSYSAEMAEKGELGIISLSDLESVLSKHGDLALKFLQWMALAQRITQSRFRDLLLYGKAGALASTLIRASNSYGRITPDGIVLDMKLNHTELSEMIGATRESVTRMLGAWKEQGTLDTVDGKLMIRDLAALRCMCGCPTFPSCPVELCRL
- a CDS encoding transposase, which encodes MAKKGQTFQTYTEEFKLNAVRSYVEGSSSYKVVADREGIRNCSQLKVWVKKWKNGEVFDERKNNVPNPMKGRPRTAFSSVEEERDYLQAQVDYLKKRYPNLVKEKR